TATGCTACTTTTTTTGCATACGGATCAATATTGttaaatttccttttgaatttgtAGATTGTGTTTATACTGATCTTTTGCTCAGGTTAATttattcatgttttcttcaCTTCTAATTTTGCTAGTAATTCATCCAGCATAACCTATTCATTGGCATAAAGCTAATCTATCCTGCTTTTAAGATCTATATAATGCCTTAACATCCTTCTGCCACTTGTTGTTAAAGCCCAGTCAATGTTCAAGATTTTGAATTAAAGTAACTCGAGATATATGGCATTCCTTTCATTTGACGATCATATTTTTACACTTGTGGGTGTAATGTTTAGGTGAAACAGTCATTTTTTTTAAGGTGAAATGCTCATTCTTGGCAAGCTCTCTTTCTATTATCAGCTTGTATACTTCTTCCACATTTTAATCCATTGGATGGTGACATGGATATATTCAGTTATTCACCTAAGAGTGGCTCTTATGATGACCAAATCTCAAGTGGGATGGGGCATATGTGAATTTCAAGATTTAGCATTTTCTGTTGTGTATGCTATAAGTACGAAAGCCAAGTTGTTCCTTGAAGCATTTTATTTGCATATTAATCTGATTCCTCTCTGACATCAGGTTCTTGGATTTGGAGAGTACATCGAGGAGGTTTATACTGCATATGAGCAACACAAGATTGAGACTATGGTAATTCATCATTTTCTTATTCCGATTCGCATTTGGTTATTTCTAAGAAAAGATTTGGGGAtgcaaaaaccatgaaaattcATAGTACACTTGTAATGTGCTGGTTCATTGATTCAACCTTCGCTTTATCTCTGACAATAATAGCATTATATAAAGGTCTTTTGGATTTGCATTATTTTTATGGTCAATTACTTTATCAAACCGATATCTGATCTGGACATTaggaaaaataaagtttttgtGAGGGCGTTGCGAAGTATATTTCCTGAAACTTTTTGGGAATTTATTCTGGAACCTAAACTGGTTTGAGACTATGGCTAAGTTGCCGTGTTTTTCTTTTCAGCAGGACTCTTTAAGAGGTGGTAAATGGAGCAATGGGGCAGAGATGACGGAGGAAGAAGCAGTGGCAGAGCAGCAAAGGATGTTTGCCGAGGCACGTGCAAGAATGAATGGAGGAGCTATCGCTCCAAAGCAACCAGAGAGTGACAGAAGTTTAGAAAGCTAATTGTAGGtgcttttttaatttaatttaatttattaaaaagcaTAGGCAAGCATCCATGACATTTTTCGTTTTGTGCTGTGACTGCCCTATATAGTCCTATATAGTGTACAAAAAGTCATTTGACCAAGTGCATTAGCATGTGGAGATGCACTTGGAATTGTAGCTCATCTTATGGGATGATGTTTGTAACTTAATGTAATTAGTGCAAGTTGGTCCAAATCCTCATCTGTTTCTTCACTACTTCTGTTACAAAAAGTAATTTGAAGCATAGCTATGTTTATAGGTTGCTCATTTTTCACTTTTACAACGTTCATCTGATCTCCAAATGCTATATATGAGATTTTTATTATCTTGAACACACAGATGATGGATTTTTTAGGgctaaaaagttaaatttaaataaaatttaatacttttaacttttattatataattcaaAGATAAATTAACATTTTTACCGACTTTTGAGTTAGAAAAGATGAGATCCAAAGAATGCTTTTCCTCCCCTGTACCCGCAGCAATGGCGATTTAGTCACTTGAAAACTATGTTGCTCCTCCGCAACAAACCTCCACAACTTATTTGATTGAATTAAAGAAATCAGATAAATTTCCAAGAACttgaaatttaataagtttaataaattacaattgtatttttattaaatttaaatctagTTAAATTATGCttaatttaacataattatattaaatataatcttGTTAAATGTATACTTTACTATTGATAGGTGTAAATATTACTttaataaatagtttaattcTCTAACTATAAATGTTACCTGGAACCGTTAAACATAAATGTTGCTGTCTTTAACTAAATAAACCATGTTTTCACCGTCTTTTTTTGTCGTAAGGTAAAGATTCATTGATTAGTAGAGAAAAAACGTACAAGATTACATAGGCATAAATTCAAAATGGAACAACGCAGGTCTAAAACCTAACAAAAATAACAAATCTAATTAAGAACAAGCTTTGGGCCAGAAAAAATCCCTAGGCTACAACGAAAGCGAGTGACCCAGTACCAAGTAGGGTCACTATAACAACACCCCTCTCCTCCATTGCAGTCGTCACAGCGAAGGAAGCCCAACAGCGAACAGTTGTTTTAGCAACAAGATTTCAAGGCCTCAGAACCCAGCAAGGATCTTTCCGAAGCAAAGAACGATCAAGATTGAACAAGAATCCATACAAGAGGGGGTAGTCATAGCCACAGCCGGTTTCGGTTTGATTTCAATTTGAAactgataatttaatttattttttgaattaaatcaaaatttggttgatttaaaata
The sequence above is a segment of the Manihot esculenta cultivar AM560-2 chromosome 5, M.esculenta_v8, whole genome shotgun sequence genome. Coding sequences within it:
- the LOC110615812 gene encoding protein Dr1 homolog isoform X3, with the protein product MTKIIKEMLPPDVRVARDAQDLLIECCVEFINLVSSESNEVCSREEKRTIAPEHVLKALQVLGFGEYIEEVYTAYEQHKIETMQDSLRGGKWSNGAEMTEEEAVAEQQRMFAEARARMNGGAIAPKQPESDRSLES